CACCACCTAATTATATGATGCCATGGCAGATTGTATGGCAAAGCCGGAAGACGGAATATCCGCAGCAAAGCTTTCCGGCTTAACAGTTTTGGTTCTTCCTATCACTcgttataattttaatatttactggttgtttgattaaatttttatgataaaatcaatcaaataacCAAACATTTCAATATTACATTATAGTCAAATGAATCAAACATAGTAATCTTAGATTCGTGTGGTCTTACATTAAATCTAGTTAATATTTTCCTataattttttctctaattcATCATGTCTAGATCTGTTCACTGGTAGGTTACCTGTCCATACTTGAAGGCCCTCTCGAAATTTGAGAAGATTTGAGCAAAAATATTAGACCCGAAAAATAGATTTAGACAAAAAAGggtccatttaaaatatgggtcgaGTTCAGGCTTAAACTCTTCCCATTTTTAAAGTTGAtgatgttttatattatataatttataacatataaaatttaaatctatagcAATATACAATACTACTATAAtgtaaaaccttaaaaaattatatataaaattatattataattattaaattaaaataaatataaatatattttttagttgtaGGGTGCTAAGGTGAAAAGGTTCCGTTGAATTTCGCACGTGCTCTTCTCAGTTTCTCCACGTCACACAGTTGCACGGAGTTTTCACATGCCTTCAAGGTAACActaacaaacaaaagaaaacccCTTTCTCAGATTCTAGGGTTTTAGGATTTGATTTGGGTTCTCTAATATTTCAACCATcatcctttcttcttttttcctgtCTTTGGATTTTGGGGTTCAgaattttgttggaaaaatgaGCACTGctactttcaattcaatttgtttcaatcaaGGTTATTTGCGGAAGGTACGTTTGTTTTCAACCAAAAGCTTTCTGTTTGTTTCCCTAGAAAATGTTGGGGGAAAACACACACACGCACAAAATCCAAGTTCATTAGTTTCAAgatatcttctttttttttatttttcttttacccCAAAATCTAACTTGGGGTGTTCCAAATTTTAGGGAGAAGTGAAGATTTCAAAAGTGAAGAATAGAAACCAAAGAGTAAAGTTTTATGTAGGAGGAGCCTCAGTATTATCAACAAAATGCATGCAATCTtcagaaaagaacaaaaaggaaGTCCGCATTGGTCTCCTTGGTGCTAGTGGTTATACTGGAGCTGAGGTTTGAGTTTATATACAATGTGTTGTTTAGTTGTATGTTAATTGTTAAGTATTACAATTAAGTTGATTCTAGCGAAGTTAGTTGTatgttaattctattttattttctcacagATTGTTCGGCTTCTAGCTAACCATCCATACTttggtattacattgatgaCTGCTGATAGAAAAGCTGGCCAATCTATGGGTTCAGTGTTTCCTCATTTGATAACACAAGTAAGCAAACAGTCTTTCTTTGTTCCGAAACTAAAAATTCGAGTTTGGGGCATGAATGAATTTTACTACCATATAATAATTGATTGTAAATGCTGAAGTATGTCATTGTTGTGTTTTCTTTAGGGTAATTGTTGAGTGCATTGGTTTTTCGCAGGATCTGCCGACCATGGTTTCGGTTAAGGATGCAGACTTTTCCAGTGTGGATGCTGTATTCTGTTGTTTGCCTCATGGAACTACACAGGTGCTCTGTAATTTCATTACCTGACAGCTTTTCTTCTTTGCAATTAATGTAGTAGATTCATTCTTATCAATTATCATgacaaaatttgtttattttgatatctTTTAGGATATCATCAAAGGCCTCCCTCGCCATTTGAAGATTGTTGATCTATCTGCAGTATGCTTTTTCAATTAACTTATGTTTCTGTTCTTCTAAAGATCTGTTTACATGTCTGGTGCAAAGTTTGCTGATTACGTAATGttaatgaaatgattttcaGGACTTTCGGCTAAGAGATATCGCTGAGTATGAGGAATGGTATGGTCAACCACATAGCGCTTCAGATTTGCAGGttcttctttttattgttatatataaatacaagataatttctttacttaatACAGTCTACAGAAGTTACTGCACCTAATCATTATATATCACTGCAAGTTCCTTTTGAAAGAATTCTCTTTAACCCCTGAGATTTCCTATAGTTACTCTTTTtgcaatttttcctttttggatggttttcttgtttcttttctagGAAGGGGTGCCAAATGATATGGTCTTTTCCATTTCCGTTCTTGAAAGTTTCTTCTGTTTTGCTTTTTGCTATGTTGTTCTTTATGTTAACTAGTTAGTTTTCCCCATAATCCAGAAAGAAGCTGTATATGGCTTGACTGAGATTTCAAGAGAGGATGTAAAAAATGCACGCCTAGTTGCTAATCCTGGTTGTTATCCAACATCAATTCAGCTTCCGCTCGTTCCCTTGATAAAGGTTAATGTCCTTTTATTGTGTTTTAAGTAGTTTCATGTCACAGTTTATTGACTTGAGGAGACAATGTTTTCATTCTTCAATGATGTAGATGTTATATTAATGTTGCTTTTAATATCTCTACCATATTGAAAATCTTGTTGCGTGATTGCTGTCGTGCCAATGCCATACCATTTGAATCTATCCTTATCCACTTGCagtgttttactttttttgccTTAGACTTGCAGGCTAAACTCATTGAACACAGAAATATCATTATCGACTCAAAATCTGGTGTCAGTGGAGCTGGTTGGCTTCCTTCATTGGCTTCTACATATACATGCACCTTTTATAAGCTTTTTCTCTATCTTGCCGcgttcctttattttttttctgatCCAGGTTACTTTTTCAGGACGTGGAGCCAAAGAAGCAAATTTATACTCTGAAATAGCTGAAGGCATATATTCTTATGGTGTTACAAAACATCGCCATGGTGAGTATGTGGAGTAAATGCATTCTTGACTTTGGGGCGTTCATAGTTGTCTACGTCTTGTAATAACGTAAACAGATCCTGGCCTCTCTGAAATTGTTGTACTTATTTTTGTTCTATTCTTTATACCCAATTTAGAACTGTTAATtctacttaattattttatgtaactATGATAACTTTGGTAGTGGGATGTTTAGTTTTAATGGAACTATTGAGGCCTAAAGTTTATAATATTGTTATCCTCTTCAATGAAACCTGAGGCTGTGATATTTGTTCTGTTTTGCACTGCAGTTCCCGAAATTGAACAAGGACTATCTGATGCTGCTCAGTCAAAAATAAACGTTAGTTTCACACCGCACCTAATGCCAATGGTGAGATGTCTATGCATACCTGTGTTAATAATCAGTGTGTTCCTTTTCCTTTCGAAAGAACTGAGAACATGGGACTCTCTTTTCCTTAATTGTCATACCAGATCCGTGGAATGCAATCAACAATATACGTCGAAATGTCTCAAGGAGTTACAATGGAGGATTTATACCAGCAACTAAGAAAAAGTTACGAGGTACATCTTATCTAGCATGATTGGTTTTATACTTTGTGCATCTCATCTTATTTGAGGGTTCTCAATGGCTGTAGTTTGCATGTGCCTAAATActtgttttactttttctttccttttttttttttttctcaggatgaagaatttgtaaaactgttagaCAAGGGAGTTGTACCACGTACTCATAATGTTCGCGGTTCCAACTATTGTTTTATGAATGTCTTTCCTGATCGAATACCTGGAAGAGCAATAATCATATCAGTTGTATGTATTAAACGCACGATATTTCAATGTGCTCTCCTCTCATTGTTTTCTGAGCTCTTAAAAAAACCCGTTCTGCAGATTGATAATCTTGTGAAGGGAGCTTCGGGTCAAGCACTACAAAATCTTAATATAATGCTTGGTTATCCAGAAAATACAGGGCTTCTCTACCAGCCCTTGTTTCCATGACGCActcttccttcatcttcttcacccTTCTAAAGTAAGTTCATTGCTTCAGTGtccatatatacatgtatatattgtGACCATGTGACTATGCTAgaaaactatatatacatatgcatatacatTTATGTTGTGACTATGGTAGAGCTTTGTGCATCAACTTCATAGTTATTGCAGGTGGTAGAGAACTGGAACTGGAATTGCTAATTTTGAGAAGGCCTCCAATATGGTTAGAAAGTGACCAGCCAATGTTTTGTTGAGAAATGGGTAGAGTTGGATGCCTTTGTTGTGTCATGTATGGAAGGCCCTATTTACCATCTTTTTCTTATCTCAAGTGGGAATCAataattatgtttgaaataatttaaaaaaaaaacttgatttgCCAAAGCTTaagataatttaataataatttgtacTATCCCTTACAGCATTTACATGTGGGAACCATCAAAATACCATGTCCTCAAGATCATAAGGATTTTGGAATTTTGTGCATTTTTTTTCTATGGTAGAAATGGAATGTGGCAGACCAttgaatttgaaatgatgaCAAGACTGTCggagagaaaattttaatgccTGTCTGCAATTTtcacttttatattttctttaggATGtacagaaaatgaaatttaataataataaatttcttttagttCAAGTGGATTGGGAGTTTAATGTTCTTTAAATACAAATttgggttaaaattttatggtaaaaattaaACAGTGGAGAgttcttaaataaattaataaaaccgACGTTTTAGCTCAATTGATATTGTTATCAGTATATtataaattggttgaattgcTGAATTATGGGTAGttgtttaaaaacttttagatttaaataataaataaataaacaacaacaaaaaattaagGGAAAAGAAGAGAATCTAATTTTGAAGCATGGGACCCATGTAGTTGGGTGAGAGCGGTCCAATTGTTTAAAGCACCGCCGTTCAAATGCGGCGAGCCGATTCTTTTACCCTCGTTTTGTACACGACACTCCGATATATATATGGACTTCTTGTTTGAGAAATTATTACATCAAGGGGTCAATCATTTCAGGTTAAATTCTTTGTTTGATCCCTTTATTATGCTCTATTTTGGATTTAGTTCTCACatcttaatttttcataatttagtccttttacttttataatattattagtttgtTCAAATAATTAACACCATTAATAGtgatggattttttttaataaaaatacctAATACATCAAATTGACATTAATTTTTGGTGTCAAAATAagtgattttaagaaaaaagttcatatcaacattttaattgaaatagttaatattcGGGTTAAACTAATGATACTATAAAACTAAAGGAATTACATTACGAACAATTAAAGTACAAAAACTAAAACCCATGTCTTGGCTTGATGGCCAAGATGTTCATCGCTCCAAGTGTGGCCTAGATTCGAGTCGCGCTAGTCGCCTCTcttttaatttactaaaaaaagagtataaaaactaaatcgCGAATTTAAGTATAATGGAGAGACTAATACCATAGCTTGACCATAAATTCAAACAATGTCTCGTactttttttaaggaaaaaagttATGAATGTGAAACTTTTTTTTCCTAGCTATCATGAAAAGCTATAAGTAATTACTATGATGATCTCTTGCACGCTTATTTCAATGgagttgttttaattataattatatcagttttaattaaaattaattattgtaagtattaaattaaataattgactaattaataaaaataaaatttccagaaaACTCATGTAATTACTGAAACTCGAATATAAGATTTCCAACTTCATCCATTGGACCATAATATGACACATCATCAAtgacaaaaacaataaatagttaaggaattataaataaagactactatattataaattttatcaaaatacaaggactaacaacaaaatttaaccatatATACACCATTAATGATTTTGGAAGTTAGTATTGAAGATAGGATTGAAATTAGTCAAATCATGAAAAGCCAATCTAATGTAGGTAAGATAAAGTATCTTTTGATCTTCTTGCAAAGCATATTATAAGATTTTTggttgaaaaattgaaattgggCCACACAAAAGAAAACACCCAATGTTgggaagaaaatattttaaataaattaaatataatgtcTGTAATTTTCTAAAAGGAACAATTGCACCACTCAACTACTCTGTTAAAGTAGACAAAGACACCAAGACCCTTATTTCACTAAAACaaccttaaaaatatatatattctttttcaccttacagtatttaatctcacAAGTACCGCTGTTTTTACATTAATTGTGGAAATATGTGAGGTTCTAACATTTAGATTTAtatcaattttgtttatttttaaattagagatcaaaattttaaaatcttttatttatttttaatgtatcaattatatgttttgtttatctAGTCGTAAGCTTGGTTATTAAATGCTAATTTGAATCTAACATGGAATGTGTTTCAAAAATGTGGATCAAATGTtataacatgttttaacctATCGCATAAACACCTTAAATATCActtgttaaaatttgtttttaacacatttgatctagacctgatcatgggttGAGTTGATGTAGAATTTTAAGCCTACTTTTTAGGCTCAGTCTTGACCCGACTAaaaaatgggtctaaaattttgcttAAGCCCAACccatattaaaaatgttaaacccAAGCTTAACTCGGCCCAACCATAGtatttctttagatttttttatataaaaataaattttaaaaaataagtcaaatacactaaaaatattaaaataaatattttctaataaattaaaaatacaaaaaaaaatagtataggCATGTGACTCGATCAAAAAATATATGTCTGAGGCTTGGCTTGTTTAGaaaataggttttattttttgtccaaactctcTCATTTTTCAGATGAGCTTTTAGACTTAGGTGGGTGACCTAACCCATTATCAGGTCTAATTTGATCTAGTGTTGTCTATTGATGGGTATTTATTGAGGACAAAAGggctaaaataaaagtaaaaatcttGATCCATGCACTTAATATGCTTCATGTTAAATTCGAACTTATAATTAAACTAAGCGATAGTTTGAGGATTGGATTAGAATAGTTGAAAGATTAAGAAGTAACGTAAGATGGAGGTGAATAAGGTAATAATAGATGGTGTAAGGATGGGGACAAAAAGATACCCTGACGAAGAGAAGTCACAAAAACGCCATGAAAGTATGAAACAATGGGACTTGTCATCACGTGAAAGATGCTTTTTGATAAGGAATTTAAGTGTGTCTGGTTCGAAAAACCCTGTTAAATAAGGTATCTTTTTGTTCTTTGGGTTcaattgttcttttttttcccaGTTGAGAGGATGTTAATTGATGGTGAAAGAAGCAGAAATGATGGGCTCTCATTCACTGAATCTTGtggaaatttttacaaaaaaacacAACAAGCAATctctttatcattttttacaTCCGTGGCGGTGGTAGCGGTCATGGATGAAGCAGATATTTATAccataaaacatgaaaaaaaatacatacttTTCTCTTGTTTGCGTTTCTTTTGGATGgatgtgtgtttaaaatttaatctcatCGTCACCATCAATTTTACACTAACCACAAGTAAATGTAGCGTTTGGAGTGAGTTTGGGGATAAAAGGGAAAACTAATAGAAGAATAGCACCGTCGCTGCATAAAAAGCCAATTCAAATATATTCCTTTTTCACGAATATAATACGAAAGTGTTGGGACTAAATTTTCAGACATACAGCTTTACAGATACCATTTTTCTTTCCCTTGGATTCTTCGTTCAAATAGAGTATCCTAATAATAAATCTAGAACATATGATCCTCTTTCTCTCTCTTATTCTTCTTAcaaatattaacataataataaaaggttaaaCTGTATAATAACTCCCTGCCCTCTCcattaatttagaatttagtctcttttctaatttcaaaattcaagtcaaaCTGTTAATACACTTAttctattttgttaaattcaagttcattacgatgttatttttttatttctaataaatttattaaaggtttatgtaagaaataaataaaatttaggtttaaatggtaaatatatttcatcatttctagaattttattgattttatataaaaatattttgaaaggCTGTGTAAATAATTATTCCTCgaatgaattaatatttactCATATAGtgaaacataattaattatatacaaaattgaataaaatttcaaaaataaatatatttaattattagttgAATAAAATGGAATCAAAATCAACCAAATAAAACCCCACAAATTTTCATATACTTTTTTCAActataatctaaattttattttctatagtttggcactatttaaaaaataaaattccaagagttaattatgaaattttgctTATACAATTTAAACATGCAACATGACTTCCTACATAAAATTAAgggtttttattaaataaaatattaaaatcattcaaaacATTGGATTTTTCCCTCTCAAAGTTGCAATTAATTTAGgaggaattttatttttctcatccAATGGTTTTATAGtgagaataattttaataaaatttattaattattttaactcgTATGGaacaataattaaacattttatcatatatttgtTTAGCATAGATTTAAATCGCTcttgatattatatataaaagactaaaattaattaattaattaattattaaaatgattttcgaaaataaaggtgataaaattaaaagaagacaATATTggtaacataaaaaaaaaaaaacaagacaTGAATAGATTCTTTGGTTACAACAACTTACAAGCATCCGACAGAACgaatgattatatattttcactGTTTTGAgatataataattgaaaaaatacaaaaaatttctataaactttatttaattattatatatttgaaatatgagtgtaagaaaaaaattgatttgaaagattaaaaaattatttatagaaaatttttaaagaacaattatttaagaaaagaacataaataattattttggttttaattttcaCTATTACAAACATTctttataacaatattttattatataacgGGCAAGTTAGTCGTAAATTAGTTCTTTATAATAATATCTtgacttaaattttagtaaaattagttTGATAGtcatgtaataaattaaaaggatcgatcttgtcataattttaaaattaacaaaaaaatttaacaatgtttagaatttaacttggattttgaaaaattttaaaaagtaaaggaactaaattatttaaaataaacgtagatatataaaaagtacaaaatttaaagcatatttttatattttgtaaatggaTAATTGttactaaaagataaatactTGAATACttttaagtttataactttaatcaactttaagataatattttaaattaaatcaaaatgacAAAGTTGTTGAAAATTAGcttaaaaaagtcaaaattaaaaCCAATGAAATCAATCTccaaattttaatcataaaaatttaacattacttTATCTTTTGACCTAACTCaagggttatatatatatatatataactataccgattatatctcattatttttatatagtacTTAGaattacttattatttctctttAACCTATAGATAAGAAGATAATGTCTTTTAACGCACTCGAActcatattaataataataatcaaaccaattaaattaagatttaatcaGCATGAAAGAATTACATCTTTATATTcgttatagatataaaatatatatatataaaaggatcCAACAAAATCATAAACATAGGAgaataattaaatgtaattaactaataattaaaacaataaataaataaagagattCTTAATTCTAAGGAAGAGAATGGAATCTAAAAGGCTGTAAAAGCTTGTCCTTTTAGgtagagaaatttttttttaaaaaaggactaaaagtAGCATCTTGCTTGGCTTGGGTTGATGCAATGTTTATTCTCAACTCAAACTCATATCTAAAACAATATCGACATTTGGGTCCCAATCATCTCTAAGATTCCTTATCTCTAGGTTTCCCAACAcacccccccttttttttttttaatttaatgttgtaCTTTTCTTCAAAGGGAAGTGTTCAAACACCCTCCAATCATGGCGAATACACCCatcttttgtgtttttaagctcttttatttaataaaaaacttttTAGGAATGAAAGATATTACACGCTTAAACGTGTTTgtattcatatttttcaaaatatttcaacaACAATGATACGAATTAAGTTAAAACTTATAGTTAGTTATCAACAGTCTCTTGACTCGATGATAAAAGCATTACGGTATAGGTATAAGAATTTATGTTGAATCATAATAACCCTGTTTAGCTTCTTCAACTATACAAGATAACCATAGTTGGGTGTTAGAAAGTAATgatttatattagaaaaattataccAAAAAGATGTTGAAAATTGGAACTTGAGCAATTGTAgtagaaattaatatttatgtaacAAGTCATGGATGGGTTATTAACCCTaggatttaaaagaaaaaaaagattagaTTCTCATTCAAACATCACTTTTAAAGCAATCATAATCCTAGttgaatttgtttatataatatagattacaccaatttcttcttttcaaattgGTGGGGAAAAGTTATTTATTCCAAAAAGCATAGGGTACTAGATctactaaattaaaatgtgaCATGGTTACATCTTATACTATAATACAAAACATTCACATatgtaaaacttaaaaacacAATTACAATATAAAAGATAGTAAAacgggttttttttttgttgtggaAACAATTGGTTGTTATAATAAATGTCGATAATGACGATAAAATTATcacaaagcaataagaaaagaaaaataagaacatacAGATTCTATGTGGAAACTCTTTCAGGCAAAAATTACGGGCAGAGAAGAAAAAATTCACTAATATTGAAAAGCGAATAATACAAGAGGAGTTTTGGCTAtatctatttaagggttgaaaaaccctgttctaatcaaagtcaaatagtagaagtgtagttctatacgGACTCAATTTATGCGGTATGGTTCGTACAGCGGGGGCTCTA
The nucleotide sequence above comes from Gossypium raimondii isolate GPD5lz chromosome 13, ASM2569854v1, whole genome shotgun sequence. Encoded proteins:
- the LOC105783987 gene encoding probable N-acetyl-gamma-glutamyl-phosphate reductase, chloroplastic — protein: MSTATFNSICFNQGYLRKGEVKISKVKNRNQRVKFYVGGASVLSTKCMQSSEKNKKEVRIGLLGASGYTGAEIVRLLANHPYFGITLMTADRKAGQSMGSVFPHLITQDLPTMVSVKDADFSSVDAVFCCLPHGTTQDIIKGLPRHLKIVDLSADFRLRDIAEYEEWYGQPHSASDLQKEAVYGLTEISREDVKNARLVANPGCYPTSIQLPLVPLIKAKLIEHRNIIIDSKSGVSGAGRGAKEANLYSEIAEGIYSYGVTKHRHVPEIEQGLSDAAQSKINVSFTPHLMPMIRGMQSTIYVEMSQGVTMEDLYQQLRKSYEDEEFVKLLDKGVVPRTHNVRGSNYCFMNVFPDRIPGRAIIISVIDNLVKGASGQALQNLNIMLGYPENTGLLYQPLFP